From a single Halobellus ruber genomic region:
- a CDS encoding HD domain-containing protein codes for MVTIKDSVHDHIEVEGAAAALLDTEPVQRLRHIKQLGTVHLVYPSANHTRFEHSLGVYHLADRALDHLGIDGIRAERLRAAALLHDVGHGPYSHNVEAVTFRHTGKYHDDVHELLASGEVGEVLGAHDLDPERVADLVAGDGQYGQLVSGELDVDRMDYLVRDAHHTGVPYGTIDHERLIRELTFVDGELVLAEGNVQTAESLLLARALMNPTVYQHHVARIAKAMLRRGAERLLDRTETTPTDLRRMDDHELLVALRTTRATSDLARRLRTRDLYKRAVWAELDAVPDDIVDADHGAVSEFESAVADRAGLSAGSVIVDVPGRPSMTESSSRVMVSGEMRRLGKQSPLVSALRTAQKQQWRLGVYAPPDVTDRVGRAAVDVLGLDLDGALVSDVRPGVTATLDEFTGP; via the coding sequence ATGGTAACCATCAAGGACAGCGTCCACGACCACATCGAGGTCGAGGGCGCCGCCGCCGCCCTCCTCGATACGGAGCCGGTCCAGCGGCTCCGGCACATCAAGCAGCTGGGGACGGTCCATCTGGTGTACCCCTCCGCGAACCACACCCGGTTCGAGCACTCGCTGGGGGTCTATCACCTCGCCGACCGCGCGCTCGATCACCTCGGCATCGACGGGATCCGGGCCGAGCGGCTGCGCGCGGCGGCACTCCTCCACGACGTCGGCCACGGGCCCTACAGCCACAACGTCGAGGCTGTGACCTTCCGCCACACCGGCAAGTACCACGACGACGTCCACGAACTCCTCGCGTCGGGGGAGGTCGGCGAGGTGCTCGGAGCCCACGACCTCGACCCCGAGCGCGTCGCCGACCTCGTCGCCGGCGACGGCCAGTACGGCCAGCTGGTGTCGGGGGAGCTCGACGTCGACCGGATGGACTACCTGGTCCGGGACGCCCACCACACCGGGGTTCCGTACGGCACCATCGACCACGAGCGGTTGATCCGCGAACTCACCTTCGTCGACGGCGAACTCGTCCTCGCGGAGGGAAACGTCCAGACCGCCGAGTCGCTGCTGCTCGCGCGGGCCTTGATGAATCCCACCGTCTACCAGCACCACGTCGCCCGGATCGCGAAGGCGATGCTCCGACGCGGGGCCGAACGGCTGCTCGACCGCACCGAGACCACGCCGACGGACCTCCGACGGATGGACGATCACGAACTGCTCGTGGCGCTGCGAACCACCCGGGCGACGTCCGATCTCGCCCGCCGGCTCCGGACGCGTGACCTGTACAAACGCGCGGTCTGGGCCGAACTCGACGCGGTCCCCGACGACATCGTCGACGCCGACCACGGGGCGGTGTCGGAGTTCGAGTCCGCGGTGGCCGACCGGGCGGGGCTGTCCGCAGGGTCGGTGATCGTCGACGTGCCCGGACGGCCGTCGATGACCGAGTCGAGTTCGCGGGTGATGGTGAGCGGCGAGATGCGCCGGCTGGGCAAGCAGTCGCCGCTGGTGTCGGCGCTCCGCACGGCACAAAAACAGCAGTGGCGGCTCGGCGTCTACGCGCCGCCGGACGTCACCGACCGCGTCGGCCGTGCGGCCGTCGACGTCCTCGGGCTTGATCTCGACGGCGCCCTGGTCTCCGACGTCCGGCCGGGGGTCACCGCCACCTTGGACGAGTTCACCGGCCCCTGA